The DNA window GTCACCTGGTCCGTCATACGTCCTTCAACTCCAGAGCGTCGAGGACCGCCTGGGCGACCTCTTCGGGGGTGCGGTCGTCGGTGGCCACCACGACGCGCGCGACTTCGGTGTACAGGGGGCGGCGGGCGTCCATCAGCTCGCGCCACTGGCGGCGCGGGTTGACGGCCAGCAGCGGGCGGGCGGCGCCGAGGCCGGCCCGCCGGACGGCCGACTCGACCTCCATCGACAGGTACGCGACGGGCAGCCCGGCCAACAGGTCGCGGGTGCCCGGGTCGAGGATCGCGCCGCCGCCGAGGGAGAGGACTCCGGTGTGCGCGGCGACGCCGGCGGCGACCGCCCGGCGCTCCAGCTCACGGAAGTACGGCTCGCCCTCGTCGACGAAGATGTCGGAGATCTCCCGGCCCTGGGCGGCGACGATGTCCGCGTCGGTGTCCCGGTAGGCGACGCCGAGCCGCTCGGCGATCAGCCGGCCCACCGTGGACTTGCCGGACCCCGGGGGCCCGACGAGCACGACGACCGGCCCGCCCGGGGTGGTGGGTGCGCCCGTCACCGGATCTGCAGGTTGTCGAGGTACGCGCGGACGTTGCGGCGGGTCTCGGGCACGGAGTCGCCGCCGAACTTCTCGACCACGGCGTCGGCCAGCACCAGGGCGACCATGGCCTCGGCCACGATGCCGGCGGCCGGAACGGCGCACACGTCGGAGCGCTGGTGGTGGGCCACCGTCGCCTCGCCGGTCGCCACGTCCACGGTGGCGAGCGCCCTCGGCACGGTCGCGATGGGCTTCATGGCGGCCCGCACCCGCAGCAGCTCGCCGGTGGTCAGACCGCCCTCGGTGCCGCCGGAGCGGCCGGAGGTCCGCTTGAGGCCCTCGGGGGTGGAGACGATCTCGTCGTGCGCCTTCGAGCCGGGTACGCGGGCCAGCTCGAAGCCGTCGCCGACCTCGACGCCCTTGATGGCCTGGATGCCCATGAGCGCGGCCGCGAGGCGGGCGTCGAGGCGGCGGTCCCAGTGGACGTGCGAGCCGAGGCCGACCGGGACCCCGTACGCGAGGACCTCGACGACGCCGCCCAGGGTGTCGCCGTCCTTGTGGGCCTGGTCGATCTCCGCGACCATCGCCTTGCTGGCGTCCGCGTCGAGGCAGCGCACCGGGTCGGCGTCGAGCCTGTCGACGTCGGCGGGGGTCGGGTAGACGCCGTACGGGGCCTTGGCCGCGGCGAGTTCCACCACGTGCGAGACGATCTCGATGCCCGCGACCTCCTTGATGAAGGACCGGGCGATGGCGCCGAGGGCGACACGGGCGGCGGTCTCCCGGGCGCTGGCGCGCTCCAGGATCGGCCGGGCCTCGTCGAAGCCGTACTTCTGCATGCCCGCGAGGTCGGCGTGGCCGGGCCGCGGACGGGTCAGCGGCGCGTTGCGGCCGGTGTCCTTGAGCAGCGAGGGGTCGACCGGGTCGGCCGACATGACGGTCTCCCACTTGGGCCACTCGCTGTTGCCGACCATGACGGCCACGGGGGAACCCAGCGACAGACCGTGCCGGACGCCGCCGAGGAAGGTGATCTCGTCCTGCTCGAACTTCATCCGGGCACCGCGGCCATAGCCGAGCCGACGCCGGGCCAGGTGGTCGGCCACCAGCTCGGTGGTGACCGGAACGCCGGCGGGAAGCCCCTCCAGCGTCGCCACCAGTGCCGGTCCGTGGGACTCCCCGGCGGTCAGCCAACGCAACCTGCTCAACGATGCTCCTCATGCTCGCGCCTGGTACAGCACGGCGCGCCCCGGTGCGCGGCCCGGACCCGCCTTCCCCGATCCTCCCATGTCCGGACGGGGATACCGGCCTCGAGTCCAGCTATCGGACGGCTTGTCCGCCGGTTGACCCCGCGACGGCGCTCGCGGAGCCGGCCGGCGGCCGTCCCCGGGGTGCGGGAACCGCCGCCCACTAGCGGGCGGCGAGCGCCCGCTCCGCGGCGGCACGGATGGCGGCGAGCGGCCCCCGGTCGCTCCCCGTCATCTGCTCGACCTGGAGCACGGCCTGATGGACCAGCAGGTCCAGGCCTCCGATGACCGTGCCGCCCCGCTGCGACCAGGACGCCGCGAGGGCGGTCGGCCAGGGGTCGTAGAGGACGTCGAAGAGGGTGCCCGGCGCATCGGGTACGGCCGCGGCCAGTTCGTCGGTCGCCCCGGCCGGGGTCGTGGCGACGACCAGCGGCGCGGCCAGCGCCGCGGCCGCCTCGGACCAGTCGGCCGTACGGACGGGGACGCCGAGCCGCTCGCCCCACTGCCGCATCTCGTCGGCGCGCGCCCGGGAGCGGACGTACGCGGTCACCTCGCCGGTGCAGATCCTGGAGAGGGCGGCCAGGGCGGAGGAGGCGGTGGCCCCGGCGCCCAGGATCGCGGCGGACGGCACCTTCTCGATGCCGCGCTCGTGGAGCGCGGCGACGATGCCCGGGATGTCGGTGTTGTCGCCGAGCCGGCGGCCGTCCTCGGTGAAGACGACGGTGTTGACCGCCTCGACCGAGGCGGCGGTGTCGCTGACGGCGTCGAGCAGCGGGATGACGGCCCGCTTGAGCGGCATCGTCAGGGACAGCCCGGCCCACTCGGGGCCGAGTGCGGCGATGAACCCCGGGAGCGCGGCCTCGTCGACCTCGAAGCGGTCGTACGACCAGTCGGCGAGGCCGAGCTCCTGGTAGGCGGCGCGGTGCAGCACCGGTGAGAGGGAGTGCTCGATGGGCGAACCCAGCACCGCGGCCCTTGTGCGTGACATGCCTTGCCTAACCGCCGTTCTTCTTCTTCTGCCGCTCGAGGAATTCCGCGACGAGCGTCTGGTGCTCTTCGTAGGTCTGGGTGAAGGTCGTCGTGACGCCGTCGACCGACACGAAGAACATCCAGCCGCCGTGGTCGGGGTTGAGCGTAGCGCTCAGGGCGTCGGCACCGGGGTTCCCGATCGGGCCGGGAGGCAGCCCCTTGACGAAGTGCGTGTTGTAGGGGTTGTCGAGCGACCTCGCCTCCTTCATGGAGAAGTTGATGTCGCTGGTGCCCTTGATGTAGTTGAAGGTCGAATCGAATTCGAGCTTCTGGTTGGTGACGTCGTTGGTCTTCTTCAGGCGGTTGTAGACGACCTCGGACATCTTGCGGAAGTCCTCGTGGTTCTTGCCCTCGGCGTTGACGAGGCTGGCGACCGTGACCACCTGGAGCGGGTTCTCCAGCCCCAGTTCCTTCGCCTTGCCCTCGAGGCCCAGCTCGGAGTACTTGTCCGACGCGTTCTTGACCATCTGCTTGAGCAGGGACTCGGGCGTGCTGTCCTTGCTGATGTCGTAGCGCGCCGGGTAGAGGAAGCCCTCGAGCGGATCGATGAGCTTCGGGTTGTTGCCCGCCCAGGCCGGCAGGCCGAGGTTCTTGGCCTCGCGCTTGGCGATCCCCTCGGTGGTGCCGGCGGGCTTGCCGAGCCGGGTGTCGATGGCCTTGTAGACCTCGACGTTCCGCTTGCCCTCGGGAACCGTGATCACGTTCAGCTTGGTGGGGTCGACCATGACGGCGACGGCGGCCGCGGCCGACATCTTCTTCTTCAGGGGGTAGACGCCCGCCTGGATCGACTTGCCCTTGGGGTTGATGTTCGCCGCGGTGGTGAAGGCCTCCACGCTCGCGACGATGCCGTGCTTCTTGAGGATGTTGCCCATCTTGGCCAGCGAGGAGCCCGGGGGGATCTCCACGTCGACCGTCTCGCCGACGCCCTCGCCCGCGAAGTCCTCGGCCGTGGCGAACCGGTCCTTCAGGTAGGTGTAGCCGTAGTAGCCGCCACCCCCGAGCACCGCCATGATGACCAGGGAGGCGACCAGGCACGCGGCGCCGCTGCGCTCCTTGGCCTTGCCGCCCTTGCCGCCCTTGGAGCGGCCGCCCCGGCGACCGCCGCCGGACGGCTCGTCACCGTCACGGCCGCCGTCGGCGCAGGACCCGTCGGAAGCCTCGTCCTCCTGCTCGACCGGCTCGGGCTCCAAGTGGCGCCGGCCCGGGGGCTGCGGCGGCGGGTAGGCCTCGGGCGTGGAGTACAGGTCGGGGGCCTCGCCCGGGTAGCCGGCGACGGCCTGCTGGGCGTAGGGGTCCGCGCCCGTGTACGGGTCCGCCCCCGCGTAGGGCTCCGCCGGAGCGGGAACCGCGTACTGCCCCTGGCCGGTGTCCCAGCCCTGGGAGTCGTACTGGGGCTGCTGCGGCGCCTGCGGGACGTAGGCCTGCTGCTGGGCGTACTGCTGGTACTGCCCCTGCTCCTGCGGGTGCTGCGGGTGCTGCCCCTGCTGTTGCGGGTACTGCTGGTCGTACTGCGACTGCTGCGCGTACTGCTGCTGCTCGGGGTACTGCTGCTGGTACTGCTGTTCCTGCGGGTACCCCTGCTGCGCATCGGCGTACGGCGCCTGGCCCTGCTGGGTCTGGTGCCCGGTCCACCCCTGGTCCCCGTACAGGGGATCCTCCGGGTGCCACGGTTCGGGGCCACGGCCCCGGCCATACTCAGTCATCGGTCCCCTAGAGCCGCGAGACGAAGGCGACGGCTGTTCGAACGCCGTCTCATCGCGCGGAACGTTACCGTATCGCGATCAGACAACCACTTCGACGCACTCGCCGGGCGGATTACCTGATACCCGTTCGGTCTCAAGAGCGTTCTGAAGGATCACCACAGCGGCCGCCTGGTCGATGACCGATCTGCCCTTCTTCGCGTTCCTCCCGGAAGCCCGCAGGCCCTGGGCGGCGGTGACCGTGGTCATCCGCTCGTCCACCAGACGGACCGTCACCGGCTTGATGCCCTTCGCCAGTTCGCCCGCGAAGGCGCGCACCTTGGCCGCGGCCGGCCCCTCCCGCCCGCTGAGCGAGCGGGGCAGGCCGACCACGACTTCGAGGGGCTCGTACTCCTCGACGAGCTGCCGCAGCCGCCGGTGGGCGAACGGGACGTCCCGGCCCGGCACGGTTTCCACCGGAGTGGCCAGGACCCCGTCGGGGTCGCACGAGGCGACCCCGATCCGGGCGTCCCCCACATCGATCGCCAGCCGGCGGCCGCGGCGCAGAGTCATCGTCAGGCCGTCTCTGCGACGAGGCGCTCGACGGCGCTGACGGCCTCCGGGATGGCTCCCGGGTTCTGGCCGCCGCCCTGCGCGACGTCCGGCTTGCCGCCACCGCCGCCACCGAGGGTCTTGGCGGCCGTGCGGACCAGGTCGCCGGCCTTGAGACCGCGCTCGCGGGCGGCCTCGTTGGTGGCGATGACGGTCAGCGGGCGGTCGTTCGCCACGGTGAACAGGGCCACCACGGCCGGGCGGTCGCCCTGGATGCGGCCGCGGACGTCGAGGACCAGCTTGCGCAGGTCGTCGGCGCCGGTGCCGTCCGGCACCTGGCCGACGACGAGGGCGACGCCGTGGATGTCCTGGGCGTTCCGGGCGAGCCCGGCGGCGGCCTGGAGGACCTTCTCCGCGCGGAACTTCTCGATCTCCTTCTCGGCGTCCTTCAGCTTGCCGAGCATGGAGGCGATCTTCTCCGGCAGCTCCTCCGGACGGCCCTTGACCAGCTCCTGGAGCTGGGCGACGACCGTGTGCTCCTTGGCGAGGAAGTTGTAGGCGTCCACGCCGACGAGGGCCTCGACGCGGCGCACGCCGGAGCCGATGGAGGACTCTCCGAGCAGCTTCACCAGACCCAGCTGGGCGGTGTTGCCGACGTGCGTGCCGCCGCACAGCTCCTTGGAGAAGTCGCCGATGGTGACGACGCGCACGCGCTCGCCGTACTTCTCGCCGAACTCGGCGATGGCGCCCTGCTTCTTCGCCTCGTCGATGCTCATGATCTCGGCGGTGACGTCCAGCTCGCGCGAGAGCACGTCGTTGATCTTCTGCTCGACGTCGGTGAGGACCGTGCCGGGAACGGCGTTCGGCGAACCGAAGTCGAAGCGGAAGCGGCCCGGCGAGTTCTCCGAACCGGCCTGGGCGGCCGTCGGGCCCAGCGCGTCGCGCAGCGCCTGGTGCGTCAGGTGCGTGGCCGAGTGGGCGCGGGCGATGGCCCGGCGGCGGCTGACGTCGATGGCGGCGTACGCGGAGGCGCCCACCGTCACCTCGCCGACCTGGACCGAGCCCTTGTGCACGGAGACGCCGGGGACCGGCTGCTGCACGTCGCGGACGACGATGACGGCGCCCGAGTCGAGCTTGATGCGGCCCTGGTCGGCGAGCTGGCCGCCGCCCTCGGCGTAGAACGGGGTGCGGTCGAGGACGACCTCGACGTCGTCGCCCTCGGAGGCGGCGGGCGCGGAGACGCCGTTGACCAGCAGGCCGACGATGGTGGACTCGCCCTGGTTGGTGGCGTAGCCGGTGAACTCGGTGGCGCCGGCGCGGTCGGCGATCTCGCGGTACGAGGAGACGTCGGCGTGGCCGGTCTTCTTGGCCTTCGCGTCGGCCTTGGCCCGGTCCCGCTGCTCCTGCATGAGGCGGCGGAAGCCCGGCTCGTCCACGGAGAGGCCCTGCTCGGCGGCCATCTCGAGGGTGAGGTCGATCGGGAAGCCCCAGGTGTCGTGGAGCAGGAACGCCTTGTCGCCGGAGAGGACCGTGCCGCCGGCGGCCTTGGTCTCCGTCACGGCGGTGTCGAGGATGTTCGTGCCGCCCTTGACGGCCTTGAGGAAGGCGGCCTCTTCGGCGAGCGCGACGGTCTCGATGCGCTTGCGGTCGGTGACCAGCTCCGGGTACTGCTGCCCCATCGTGTCGATCACGACGTCGACGAGGTCCTGGACGACCGGGCCCGTGGCGCCCATGAGGCGCATGTTGCGGATGGCGCGGCGCATGATGCGGCGCAGCACGTACCCGCGGCCCTCGTTGCCGGGGGTGACACCGTCGCCGATGAGCATGACGGAGGTGCGGATGTGGTCGGCGACCACGCGCATGGACACGTCGGTGTCCTTGGCGGCGCCGTACCGCACACCGGTCAGCTCGGTGGCCTTGTCCATGACCACGCGCAGGGTGTCGGTCTCGTACATGTTCTGCACGCCCTGCAGGATCATGGCGAGACGCTCGAGGCCCAGACCCGTGTCGATGTTCTTCGACGGCAGGTCGCCGAGGATCGGGAAGTCCTCCTTCCCGTCGCCGGCGCCGCGCTCGTACTGCATGAAGACCAGGTTCCAGATCTCCACGTAGCGCTCGTCGTTGACGGCCGGGCCGCCCTCGACGCCGAACTCCGGGCCGCGGTCGTAGTTGATCTCCGAGCACGGGCCGCAGGGGCCGGGGACGCCCATGGACCAGAAGTTGTCCTTCTTGCCCAGGCGCTGGATGCGCTCGGCGGGCACGCCGATCTTCTCGCGCCAGATCTGCTCGGCCTCGTCGTCGTCGAGGTAGACCGTGATCCAGAGCTTCTCCGGCTCCAGGCCGTAGCCGCCGTCCGCCACGGAGCTGGTGAGCAGCTCCCAGGCGTACTCGATGGCGCCTTCCTTGAAGTAGTCGCCGAAGGAGAAGTTGCCGCACATCTGGAAGAACGTGCCGTGGCGGGTGGTCTTGCCGACCTCTTCGATGTCCGGGGTACGGACGCACTTCTGCACGCTGGTGGCGCGGGGGGCGGGGGGCTTGGTCTCGCCGAGGAAGTACGGCTTGAAGGGGACCATGCCGGCGTTGACCAGCAGCAGAGTCGGGTCGTCCGCGATGAGCGACGCCGAAGGGACAACGGCGTGACCGCGCTCCTCGAAGAAGCTCAGCCAGCGGCGGCGGATTTCAGCCGACTCCATCAGTGGTCCTCATTCCGGTTGTACGTAACCGCCGAGCGGTTCGATCGGGGGGTGGTCTTGTCGTGTTCGAGGGCCCGCAGCCGCCGGGGCCCGGGGAGGGCGGTGACGTTGTCGGGCCGGTCGGGGTCGCTGCTGAGCCCCAGTGCGTCGTTCAGCTCGTCCTCGCGCTGCGTCATTCCCGCCTTGACGTCGAGGGCGAAGTCCTTGAGGCGGTGGCCCGCCTCCACGGCCTTGTCGGCGGCCTGGGCGGCGAGGCTCTCCGGCGTCAGCTTCTTGAGCTGCCGGTTGACCTTGGTGGTGGCCCACACGCCGGCGGCGGCGCCTGCGGTGAACCAGAAGGCTCGGCGGAACATCGGCGGTCTCAGCCCTTCTGCTTCCGGCGGCGGGCCGACGGCACGGTGCGGCCGACGATCACGGTTCGCCTGGTGGTCTTCGCGGGCGCCTCGTCCGTGCGGCCGAGGGCCCGGCGGACGCCGTAGCCGAAGGCCGCGACCTTGACCAGCGGTCCGCCGAAGGCGGAGGCCACGGTCGAGGAGAGCGCGGAGGCGTTGGACGTGACCTCCTGGACGTCGCTCGCGATGGCGTCGACCCGGTCCAGCTGGGTGCGCGCGGAGCGGACGGTCGTCGAGGCGTCCGCCAGCAGCGGGACGGCCTGCTCGGTCACGTCGGCCACCAGCTTGGTGGTCGCCTTGAGCACCTGGGCCAGCCTCGCCAGCGCCACTGCGAGGAAGGACACCAGGATGGCCCAGAAGACGGCCACGAGGATCCCGGCCACCTCTCCACCGGACACGTTGCACCGCTCCCTGAGCTTGGAAATCCACAAAGAAAAGTCTCCCCCGACCCTATCGCGCCGGGGATCCGCCGCCGTACCCGAATTCCGAGGCCGACGCACTCGTCTTGTACGCAGCGCTTCCGGACCAGTACCCTCCGTGTCCCATGCGACAGAGGACCTACGGCAATCTTCCCTCGGAGCTGAGCGGCTTCGTCGGCCGGGGTGCCGAACTCGCCGGGCTGGGGCGGCTCCTGGAGTCCTCGCGGCTGGTGACGGTGACCGGCGCCGGCGGGGTGGGCAAGTCCCGGCTGGCGCTCGCCGCGGCCGGGGAGCGGGCGGACGGCGCGCAGGAACGCTACTGCGACGGTGTGTGGCTGGTCGAACTGGCGGCCGTGCGGGATCCGGACCTGCTGGAGCTGACCGTAGCGGAGGCCCTCGGACTGACCGACCACACCACCCGGCCGCCCCGGACCGTACTGGCCGAGCACCTGGCCGGGCGGCGGCTGCTGCTGGTCCTGGACGGCTTCGAGCAGCTGGTCGACGAGGCCGCCGGGCTGGTGCGGGAGCTGCTGCGCGGCTGCCCGGGCCTGCGGGTGCTGGCGGCGGGCCGCCGACCGCTGGACCTGGAAGGGGAGCTGGTCTTCCCGCTGGCGCCGCCGCCGCCGGAGGAGGCGCTGGCCCTGCTCGCGGCCCGGGCCCGCGCGGCGGACCCGGCCTTCGCGGTCACGGAGGCGAACCGCGCGGACCTGACCGAGCTGTGCGCCCGCCTCGACGGGATCCCGCTGGCCCTGGAACTGGCGGCGGGCCGGCTGCGGACGCTGTCCCCGGCGCAGCTGCTGGCCCGCCTGGAGGACCGGTTCGCCCTGCTGACGGGAGGCTCGCGCGGGGCGCTGCAGCGGCACCGGGCGCTGCGTACGGCGATCGGCTGGAGCCACGAGCTGTGCACGCCGGCCGAGCGGCTGCTGTGGGCGCGGCTGTCGGTGTTCGCCGGACCGTTCGACCTCGCTGCGGCCGAGTACGTGTGCGCGGGTCCGGACCTGCCGGTGGAGAGCGTGCTGGACCTGGTCGGGGAGCTGCTGGCCCAGTCCGTCCTCTTCCGGGAGGAGACCGCGGCCGGAGTGCGCTACCGGCTGCTGGAGACCGTACGGATGTACGGAGCGGGCTGGCTGGAGTCGCTGGGTGACGCGGGCCGGCTGCGGCGGCGGCACCGGGACTGGTACCTGGGCCTGGCGACCTGGTGCGAGCTGGACTGGTTCAGCCCGCGGCAGGCGGAGGTGGCGGCGCTGGTGGAGACGGAGCTGCCGAATCTGCGCCTCGCGATGGAGTGCTCCCTGGACGATCCGGACGAGGTGCACCTGGGCCAGTACCTGGCGGGGACGCTGTGGTTCTACTGGGCGGGCTGCGGGCGGCTCACGGAGGGCCGGCACTGGCTGGACCGGGCCCTGGAGGACTCGGACCAGCCGGTGGAGTACGAGAGCTCGCGGTTGAAGGCGCTGTGGGTGCTGGGGTACGTCGCGGCCCTCCAGGGCGACGCGGTGGCCTCGATGAGCGCGCTGCACGAGTGCCGGGACGCGGCGGCGCGCAGCGGGAACCCGGTGGCGGCGGCGTACGCGGTGCACCGGCTGGGCTGCCTGGCCCTGGTCTCGGACGACATGGCGCGGGCGTCGGAGCTGCTGGGACAGGCGCTGGAGCGCTACCGGGACGCCGGGGAGCTGAACAGCAACGTGCTGATGTGCCAGGTGGAGCTGGCGATGGCGCTGGCCTTCCAGGGGGAGCCGGCCGGTGCGCTCTCGCTGTGCCAGGAGGTCCGGGAGATCTGCGAGGAGCGCGGGGAGCGCTGGACGAAGGCGTACGCCCTGTACGTCCTCGCGTACGCGGCGCTGGACGCGGGGGCGGCGGACGAGGCGCGGCAGCTGCTGACCGAGTGCGTGGCCATCAACCACGCCTTCCACGACCTGGTGGGGCTGGTGCTGGCGCTGGAGCTGCTGGCACTGGTCGCGGTAGCGGAGGGCGATCCGGCGGAGGCGGCGGTGCTGCAGGGCGCCGCGGAGCCGATGTGGGCCGGGGTGGGCCTGCAGCTCTTCGGCTCGGGGTACTTCAACGCGCCGCGGCTGATGTGCCAGGAGCGGGCGGGCGAGCTGCTGGGCGCCGAGCGCTACGAGGCGTACGCGGCGGAGGGGCGGAGCCTGAGCCGGGAGGCCGTGGTGGTACGGGCCCAGCACGGGCCCCGGGGTCCGCAGGACGGGAAAACCCGCCGCCCCCGAGGGGGACGGCGGGTTTCCACCAGTCTGTGAGTCCTCGAGCCTGCGTCAGCGGGCGTAGTACTCGACGACGAGCTGCTCGTCGCAGATGACCGGGATTTCCTTGCGGTTCGGGTCGCGGTCCAGGCGGAAGGCCAGGGCCTTCAGGTTGACCTGCAGGTAGCGCGGGGTCTCGCCCTCGCCTGCGTAGCCACCCTCACGGGCAACCTGGAACGGAACCTTCTCGCGGCTGCGCTCGCGCACGGTGATGACGTCGTCCGGGCGGACACGGAACGACGGCTTGTCGACCTTGCCACCGTTGACCTCGATGTGGCCGTGAACGACCATCTGGCGGGCCTGGTAGATGGTGCGGGCGATGCCCGAACGCAGGACCAGGGCGTCGAGACGACGCTCGAGCTCGACGACCAGCGCCTCGCCCGTCTTGCCCTCGGCCTTCTTGGCGCGGTCGTACGCGCGGGCCATCTGACGCTCAGAGATGTCGTACTGAGCGCGCAGACGCTGCTTCTCGAGCAGACGGACCTTGTAGTCCGAGTTCTGCTTGCGGCCACGGCCGTGCTCGCCCGGCGGGTAGGGGCGGGCCTCGAAGTACTTGACGGCCTTCGGGGTCAGTGCAATGCCGAGGGCACGCGACTTCTTGACCTTGGGTCGCTTCTGGTTCACGTGGAACCTACCTCCATGTAAGTTAGGTGAGGCTTACCTTAGCGAGGAGGACGTAATGTCTCGACCACATGGGATCCCCCTGCCCAGTGCGCGTCGAAGTTCGGATTCCAACACAACGGAATCCGCTTTCGACGACGATAAGCAAGGTCAGCCGCGTCCCAGGGAAGGCGTTCGGCAGCTCACCGGAGCCGAACGCGTACGAACCCTCGTAGAGTCCAACGCCTCAGTATCCCTCACCCTGCCGGGTGCTCGTGACAGTCACGGGCCCGACGAGTTCGGGACAGGGGTGCCGGCCGCACGGACCGTCACCCCGGACGGGGACGTGATTCTCCTTGTTTCCGCGGAATCCGCGGCCGCCAGGGCAGCCGCTCACGCCCAGGACGACGACCTCACAGCCGTGATCGAGATCACGGATGTGGCGCCGGTGTCCGTGCCCCATCGTATCCGAGGCCGCGCCTGGCTGGCGGGCTGGCTGACGGCCGTCCGCGGGAGCGAGCGCGCGGCCTGCGCGGCCCTGCTCGCGGAGCGCCGGCCGGCGGGCGAGCTGCTGGGGACGGCCGGCCGCCCCGGGTGGGTCATGCTCCGTCTGGAGGTCGGCGAGATCTCCGTGGACGACCTGTGGGGCGCCGAGCACGTCGACCCGGACGACATGGCGGCCGCGCATCCGGACCCGATGGTCGCCCACGAGGCGGAGCTGCTCCAGCACCTGGCCTCCGCGCACTCCGACCGGGTCGGCGACCTGTGCGGCCTGCTGGGCGCGCGGGAGGCGGACGGGATGACCGCCACCCCGCTCGCCCTGGACCGGCTGGGCCTGCGCGTGCGCTTCACGGCCGGCGGGGCGGGCTCCTTCGACGCCCGGTTCGACTTCCCCGAACCGGTCGCGGACATCTGCGGCCTGCGCCGTGCGATGCGGTCCCTCTTCGCGGCGGCCGGGGGCGCCTCCCTGGGATCCCCCCGGACGGAGTCCGGGGGAGGTGGCCG is part of the Streptomyces subrutilus genome and encodes:
- a CDS encoding ATP-binding protein encodes the protein MRQRTYGNLPSELSGFVGRGAELAGLGRLLESSRLVTVTGAGGVGKSRLALAAAGERADGAQERYCDGVWLVELAAVRDPDLLELTVAEALGLTDHTTRPPRTVLAEHLAGRRLLLVLDGFEQLVDEAAGLVRELLRGCPGLRVLAAGRRPLDLEGELVFPLAPPPPEEALALLAARARAADPAFAVTEANRADLTELCARLDGIPLALELAAGRLRTLSPAQLLARLEDRFALLTGGSRGALQRHRALRTAIGWSHELCTPAERLLWARLSVFAGPFDLAAAEYVCAGPDLPVESVLDLVGELLAQSVLFREETAAGVRYRLLETVRMYGAGWLESLGDAGRLRRRHRDWYLGLATWCELDWFSPRQAEVAALVETELPNLRLAMECSLDDPDEVHLGQYLAGTLWFYWAGCGRLTEGRHWLDRALEDSDQPVEYESSRLKALWVLGYVAALQGDAVASMSALHECRDAAARSGNPVAAAYAVHRLGCLALVSDDMARASELLGQALERYRDAGELNSNVLMCQVELAMALAFQGEPAGALSLCQEVREICEERGERWTKAYALYVLAYAALDAGAADEARQLLTECVAINHAFHDLVGLVLALELLALVAVAEGDPAEAAVLQGAAEPMWAGVGLQLFGSGYFNAPRLMCQERAGELLGAERYEAYAAEGRSLSREAVVVRAQHGPRGPQDGKTRRPRGGRRVSTSL
- the rpsD gene encoding 30S ribosomal protein S4, coding for MNQKRPKVKKSRALGIALTPKAVKYFEARPYPPGEHGRGRKQNSDYKVRLLEKQRLRAQYDISERQMARAYDRAKKAEGKTGEALVVELERRLDALVLRSGIARTIYQARQMVVHGHIEVNGGKVDKPSFRVRPDDVITVRERSREKVPFQVAREGGYAGEGETPRYLQVNLKALAFRLDRDPNRKEIPVICDEQLVVEYYAR
- a CDS encoding DUF2470 domain-containing protein, whose translation is MPAARTVTPDGDVILLVSAESAAARAAAHAQDDDLTAVIEITDVAPVSVPHRIRGRAWLAGWLTAVRGSERAACAALLAERRPAGELLGTAGRPGWVMLRLEVGEISVDDLWGAEHVDPDDMAAAHPDPMVAHEAELLQHLASAHSDRVGDLCGLLGAREADGMTATPLALDRLGLRVRFTAGGAGSFDARFDFPEPVADICGLRRAMRSLFAAAGGASLGSPRTESGGGGRGSH